In Haloimpatiens massiliensis, the following are encoded in one genomic region:
- a CDS encoding NifB/NifX family molybdenum-iron cluster-binding protein: MKIAISATGKTVENLLDMRFGRCEYFQIHDIENGEVKVLENEGQNASGGAGIAASNQLIEEKIDVIITGNLGPNAFEIIEKEGVKAYKCSNIAISSVLKKYKNGELEEIKISGPAHHGGSN, translated from the coding sequence ATGAAAATAGCAATTTCAGCAACAGGGAAAACTGTTGAAAATTTACTTGATATGAGATTTGGCAGATGTGAATATTTTCAAATTCACGATATTGAAAATGGTGAAGTTAAAGTTTTGGAAAATGAAGGACAAAATGCAAGCGGAGGAGCAGGTATTGCTGCATCTAATCAGCTTATAGAAGAAAAAATAGATGTTATTATCACAGGAAACCTTGGACCTAATGCATTTGAAATTATTGAAAAAGAGGGAGTTAAGGCATATAAGTGTAGTAATATAGCTATAAGTTCAGTACTTAAAAAATATAAAAATGGAGAACTTGAAGAAATAAAAATATCCGGTCCTGCACATCATGGAGGAAGCAATTAG
- a CDS encoding ATP-binding protein produces the protein MNIAVLSGKGGTGKTTVSTNLALALNANYIDCDVEEPNGFLFLKPKVERMEKVMVEYPIIDDNKCINCGVCVNVCQFNALAKVKDDIMLFQKLCHGCGACEIACKNNAITYSKREIGKIEKGTIRNLNCSRGVLNISEPMAVPVIRELLKDLSESDGINLIDCPPGTSCNVVNALKFAQGAILVTEPSEFGLHDLKMAVKLVKMYNIPFGIVINKDDGKDNTVKKYCREEKISLIGTIPYNKDTAVLYSRGEVLYDYLIHKKVFDKLSEEVREVLSWN, from the coding sequence GTGAATATAGCAGTTTTAAGTGGTAAAGGAGGAACAGGTAAAACCACAGTTTCAACTAATCTTGCTCTTGCTCTAAATGCAAATTATATAGATTGCGATGTAGAAGAACCAAATGGTTTCTTATTTTTAAAGCCTAAGGTAGAACGAATGGAAAAAGTTATGGTGGAATATCCTATAATAGATGACAATAAGTGTATAAATTGCGGAGTATGTGTAAATGTATGTCAATTCAATGCACTTGCAAAAGTAAAGGATGACATTATGCTTTTTCAAAAGTTATGTCACGGTTGTGGTGCTTGTGAAATTGCATGTAAAAATAACGCTATAACTTATAGTAAAAGAGAAATAGGTAAAATAGAAAAAGGTACTATTAGAAATTTAAATTGTAGTAGAGGCGTTTTAAATATAAGTGAGCCTATGGCGGTACCAGTTATTAGAGAATTACTTAAAGATTTATCAGAATCAGATGGGATTAATTTAATTGATTGTCCTCCAGGTACTTCTTGTAATGTAGTAAATGCTTTGAAATTTGCTCAGGGGGCAATACTTGTTACAGAACCTTCTGAATTCGGACTTCATGATTTAAAAATGGCTGTAAAGCTTGTGAAAATGTATAATATACCTTTTGGAATAGTTATAAATAAGGATGATGGAAAAGATAACACAGTAAAAAAATATTGTAGAGAAGAAAAAATATCATTAATAGGTACTATTCCCTATAACAAAGATACAGCGGTGCTTTATTCTAGGGGAGAAGTATTGTATGATTATTTAATTCATAAAAAGGTATTTGATAAGCTTTCAGAAGAAGTAAGGGAGGTGCTATCTTGGAATTAG
- a CDS encoding ATP-binding protein yields MELAVLSGKGGTGKTTIATALSELANEVVRIDCDVDAPNLYLFYRGKDIEKNKFIGGKKASIDESLCIKCGKCGSVCRFHAIEKFHINPFVCEGCGACTLICPQNAIKLIDEKTADTFITELDKGIISRAEMEVGSDGSGKLITNLRKNAKRFSRNEKLTIIDGSPGIGCAVIASITGVDAVLVVTEPTKSGLEDLMRVVDLCKHFGVFTMVCINKYDINEDMSKEIEKFIVENQLALVGKIPYDDTVMKSINQLKPITFYKDSIAEKAIESMWNNMKKCLINFDV; encoded by the coding sequence TTGGAATTAGCAGTTTTAAGTGGAAAAGGTGGCACAGGAAAAACTACTATTGCAACAGCTTTATCTGAACTTGCAAATGAAGTTGTGAGAATAGATTGTGATGTAGATGCACCAAATCTTTATCTTTTTTACAGAGGTAAGGATATTGAAAAAAATAAATTTATAGGAGGTAAAAAGGCAAGTATAGATGAATCACTTTGCATTAAATGTGGCAAATGTGGGAGTGTATGTAGATTTCATGCTATAGAGAAATTTCATATAAATCCATTTGTTTGTGAAGGCTGTGGAGCATGTACATTAATATGCCCCCAGAATGCTATAAAATTAATTGATGAAAAGACTGCAGATACATTTATTACTGAGCTAGATAAAGGAATAATTTCAAGGGCAGAAATGGAAGTAGGCAGTGATGGCTCAGGAAAGTTAATAACTAATTTAAGGAAAAATGCAAAACGATTTAGCCGAAATGAAAAATTGACCATAATTGACGGTTCACCAGGTATTGGTTGTGCTGTTATAGCTTCAATAACAGGAGTGGATGCGGTTTTAGTTGTTACGGAACCTACAAAATCAGGGCTTGAAGACTTAATGAGGGTAGTAGATTTATGTAAGCATTTTGGAGTTTTTACTATGGTTTGTATAAATAAATATGATATTAATGAAGATATGAGCAAGGAAATAGAAAAATTCATTGTTGAAAATCAGTTAGCTTTAGTAGGTAAAATTCCTTATGATGATACTGTCATGAAATCAATAAATCAATTAAAGCCTATAACCTTTTACAAAGATAGTATAGCAGAAAAAGCTATTGAAAGCATGTGGAATAATATGAAAAAATGCTTAATAAATTTTGACGTTTAG
- a CDS encoding NifB/NifX family molybdenum-iron cluster-binding protein, giving the protein MKIAVASDGKYVSGHFGHCEGFTIYEIGEDKSLNKNFTPNPGHRPGYLPVFLKELDVNVIIAGGMGETAQQLFNENNIQVVVGAQGLSDDTVEKYINGQLKSTGSVCREHEHEGHCNE; this is encoded by the coding sequence ATGAAAATAGCAGTTGCAAGTGATGGAAAATATGTAAGTGGGCATTTTGGACATTGTGAAGGATTTACAATATATGAAATAGGAGAGGATAAATCACTAAACAAAAATTTTACTCCAAATCCAGGACATAGACCTGGATATCTTCCAGTATTTTTAAAGGAATTAGATGTAAATGTTATTATTGCAGGTGGTATGGGAGAAACAGCACAGCAGCTATTTAATGAAAATAATATTCAAGTAGTAGTTGGTGCACAAGGCTTAAGCGATGATACAGTAGAAAAATATATAAATGGTCAATTAAAATCTACAGGCAGTGTTTGTAGAGAACATGAACATGAAGGACATTGTAATGAATAA
- a CDS encoding Kazal-type serine protease inhibitor domain-containing protein, with protein sequence MDYEQDKYNCPVCGSNKVTYSEETNFCTKRYNNDKNHRSTV encoded by the coding sequence ATAGACTACGAACAGGACAAATACAATTGTCCTGTTTGTGGTTCCAATAAAGTTACTTACAGTGAAGAGACAAATTTTTGTACTAAACGGTATAACAATGATAAAAATCATCGAAGTACTGTATAA
- a CDS encoding flavin reductase family protein: MEKVQGNMKSCLQPTPKILVSCRGVDGKNNALAVAYCCNCSYDPPMVMVGIVPSRYSYNIVKETGVFVVNIVTKEQKEMFDYLGSHSGRDEDKFSKLNIKVEEGVKVNAPLLAECPVNIECKVVDSISTGSHEMFVGKIEYVHCDTKIVDDKGNIDFSKIDIL; encoded by the coding sequence ATGGAAAAAGTACAAGGAAATATGAAATCATGTCTTCAACCAACACCTAAAATATTAGTTTCTTGTAGAGGTGTTGATGGAAAAAATAATGCATTAGCTGTGGCATATTGCTGTAATTGTAGTTATGATCCACCAATGGTTATGGTGGGTATTGTTCCTTCACGTTACTCTTATAATATTGTAAAGGAAACGGGAGTTTTTGTGGTGAATATTGTTACAAAAGAGCAAAAGGAAATGTTTGATTATTTAGGTAGTCATAGTGGTAGAGATGAAGATAAATTTTCAAAACTTAATATTAAAGTTGAAGAAGGTGTAAAGGTCAATGCACCTTTATTGGCTGAGTGTCCAGTAAATATAGAATGTAAGGTAGTGGATTCTATATCTACTGGTTCACATGAAATGTTTGTAGGTAAAATTGAATATGTGCATTGTGATACAAAAATAGTAGATGATAAAGGTAATATTGATTTTTCTAAAATTGATATTTTATAA
- a CDS encoding DUF5320 domain-containing protein codes for MPRRDGTGPTGMGSMTGRGLGLCNVAKVAGAIGGLGLGLGLGCRRGFRRNSFNNSINIENQRDLLMEEKAILENKLKLLNEQLNTFQDEK; via the coding sequence ATGCCAAGAAGAGATGGTACGGGTCCAACAGGAATGGGATCCATGACAGGAAGAGGACTAGGACTTTGCAATGTAGCTAAAGTAGCAGGTGCAATTGGTGGATTAGGTCTTGGATTAGGTTTAGGCTGTAGAAGAGGTTTTAGAAGGAATAGCTTTAACAATTCAATCAATATTGAGAATCAAAGAGATTTACTTATGGAAGAAAAAGCTATTCTTGAAAACAAACTTAAGCTACTTAATGAGCAATTAAATACATTTCAAGATGAAAAGTAG
- the katG gene encoding catalase/peroxidase HPI: MSEVKCPMTGRISKAVAGEGTTNEYWWPNQLKLNVLRQNCEKSNPMSNDFNYAEEFKKLDYYELKNDLYKLMTDSQEWWPADYGHYGPFFVRMAWHSAGTYRIGDGRGGGGQGLQRFPPLNSWPDNINLDKARRLLWPIKKKYGNKISWADLMILTGNCAFESMGLKTIGFGGGREDVWEPQEDIYWGSEKEWLGDERNKEDEELENPLAAVQMGLIYVNPEGPNGNPDPKASVKEVRETFTRMAMNDQETVALIAGGHTFGKCHGAASPNYVGPEPEAAPIEQQGLGWKNSYKTGKGPDTISSGLEGAWKAEPTKWTMGYLKTLFKYQWELVKSPAGAYQWLAKDVDEEDMVVDAYDPLKKHRPMMTTADLALIYDPIYRAIAKHYLENPKMFEEDFARAWFKLTHRDMGPISRYLGPEVPKESFIWQDPVPKANYKLINKKNISELKKKILDSGLSISDIVTTAWESASTFRGSDKRGGANGARIRLKPQREWKVNEPERLNKVLKVLEKIQSSFNSSHSKDKKVSLADIIVLGGCAGIEQAAKNAGYNITVPFTPGRTDATQEETDIKSFNALEHKGDGFRNYMKDNYEVTSDEMLIDRAQLLSLTIPEMTVLIGGMRVLNTNYKQSQEGVFTDREECLTNDFFVNLLDINTVWKALPDIKEMFVGYDRQTGSVKWTATRVDLIFGSNSQLRAVAEVYASKGNEEKFIQDFVAAWNKVMNADRFDIKE, encoded by the coding sequence ATGTCAGAAGTAAAATGCCCCATGACAGGAAGAATAAGCAAAGCAGTAGCAGGAGAAGGAACCACTAATGAGTATTGGTGGCCAAATCAGCTTAAGCTTAATGTTCTTCGCCAAAACTGTGAGAAAAGCAATCCTATGTCTAATGATTTTAACTATGCTGAAGAATTTAAGAAATTAGATTATTATGAACTAAAGAATGATTTATATAAGTTGATGACAGACTCACAAGAATGGTGGCCAGCTGACTATGGTCACTATGGACCATTCTTTGTTCGTATGGCTTGGCATAGTGCAGGGACTTATAGGATTGGTGATGGTAGAGGCGGTGGAGGACAAGGGCTTCAACGTTTCCCACCACTTAATAGCTGGCCAGATAATATAAACCTAGATAAAGCACGTCGTTTACTTTGGCCAATTAAAAAGAAGTATGGAAACAAGATATCATGGGCTGACCTTATGATATTAACAGGTAATTGTGCATTTGAATCTATGGGACTAAAGACAATTGGCTTTGGTGGTGGAAGAGAGGATGTTTGGGAACCACAGGAGGATATTTACTGGGGTAGTGAAAAAGAATGGCTTGGAGATGAGCGTAATAAAGAGGATGAAGAGCTTGAAAATCCTCTAGCAGCTGTACAAATGGGCTTAATTTATGTAAACCCAGAGGGGCCAAATGGAAATCCAGACCCTAAGGCATCAGTGAAAGAAGTAAGGGAAACATTCACTCGTATGGCAATGAATGATCAAGAAACTGTTGCGCTTATAGCAGGTGGACATACTTTTGGTAAATGTCATGGTGCTGCATCACCTAACTATGTTGGACCAGAGCCAGAAGCTGCACCTATAGAACAGCAAGGTTTGGGGTGGAAAAATAGCTATAAAACTGGTAAAGGTCCAGATACAATAAGTAGTGGGCTTGAAGGTGCATGGAAGGCAGAGCCAACAAAGTGGACAATGGGTTACTTAAAAACATTATTTAAGTATCAGTGGGAATTAGTTAAAAGTCCAGCAGGAGCATACCAGTGGTTAGCTAAGGACGTGGATGAAGAGGATATGGTAGTTGATGCCTATGATCCATTAAAAAAGCATAGACCTATGATGACCACAGCAGATTTAGCCCTTATTTATGATCCTATTTATAGAGCAATAGCAAAACATTATCTAGAAAATCCGAAAATGTTTGAGGAGGATTTTGCTAGGGCTTGGTTCAAATTAACCCATAGAGACATGGGACCAATATCAAGATATCTTGGACCAGAAGTTCCAAAAGAAAGCTTTATTTGGCAAGACCCAGTGCCAAAAGCTAATTATAAATTGATTAACAAAAAGAATATTTCAGAGCTTAAGAAAAAGATTTTAGATTCAGGCTTATCAATATCAGACATTGTAACAACAGCTTGGGAATCTGCATCAACATTTCGTGGATCAGATAAGCGTGGAGGAGCAAATGGGGCAAGAATACGCCTAAAGCCACAAAGAGAATGGAAAGTTAATGAGCCGGAAAGACTTAACAAGGTGTTAAAAGTACTAGAAAAAATTCAAAGTAGTTTTAATAGTTCACACTCAAAGGATAAGAAGGTTTCTTTAGCGGATATTATTGTATTAGGTGGATGTGCTGGCATAGAGCAAGCTGCAAAAAATGCAGGGTACAACATAACTGTTCCTTTTACTCCAGGACGTACAGATGCAACTCAAGAGGAAACGGATATAAAGTCATTTAATGCACTTGAACATAAGGGGGATGGATTTAGAAATTATATGAAAGACAACTATGAAGTAACATCAGATGAAATGTTAATAGATAGAGCACAACTATTATCACTAACTATTCCAGAAATGACAGTATTAATTGGTGGTATGCGTGTGTTAAATACTAATTATAAGCAGTCACAAGAGGGGGTATTTACCGATAGAGAAGAATGTCTCACAAATGATTTCTTTGTAAATCTTCTTGATATTAATACTGTGTGGAAGGCTTTACCTGATATTAAGGAAATGTTTGTAGGTTATGATAGGCAAACAGGAAGTGTGAAGTGGACAGCAACAAGAGTTGACCTTATATTCGGTTCAAATTCACAACTTCGTGCAGTTGCAGAGGTTTATGCATCTAAGGGCAATGAAGAAAAGTTTATACAAGATTTTGTAGCAGCATGGAATAAGGTAATGAATGCAGATCGCTTTGATATTAAAGAATAA
- a CDS encoding DUF134 domain-containing protein, with the protein MVRPRKWRRVCNLPQVDKFGPVDKLQDVSELIIMTVEEYETIRLMDLVGLNQEQCAGTMGVARSTVQRIYDDARKKIADSLVNGKMLKIEGGDYKLCSDFGDKENCDVCICGRHRHGRNN; encoded by the coding sequence ATGGTAAGACCAAGAAAATGGAGGAGGGTTTGTAATTTACCACAAGTGGATAAATTTGGACCTGTAGATAAATTGCAGGATGTAAGTGAATTAATAATAATGACAGTAGAAGAATATGAAACTATAAGGCTTATGGATTTAGTAGGATTAAATCAAGAACAATGTGCAGGTACCATGGGGGTTGCACGTTCTACGGTGCAAAGAATATATGATGATGCTCGCAAAAAAATAGCTGATAGTTTAGTAAATGGTAAGATGCTAAAAATTGAAGGAGGAGATTACAAGCTTTGTAGTGATTTTGGAGATAAAGAAAATTGTGATGTATGTATTTGTGGTAGACATAGACATGGAAGGAATAATTAA
- a CDS encoding YibE/F family protein, protein MNTILVLLIILFILMCVVGGLRGLKSFFTLIFNFLALFMMIISISIGFDPIKTTLIFCTLISIITLFYINGMNLKTTASLISVIVVVILTLLITYKIGNNAKIQGFGNEHAETLASLSLYIQINFNKIVFCEILIGLLGAIIDVSISISSSLYEIYKNNPNTQKQNLFLSGMNIGRDVLGSMVNTLFFAYIAGFMTLIIFFKELHYSPLTILNAKVFCTEIFHSLCSGIGVILVIPITSFITAEMLFSKKVTHFFDTCKND, encoded by the coding sequence ATGAATACAATTTTAGTACTATTAATTATTCTTTTTATTTTAATGTGTGTTGTAGGTGGTCTTAGGGGACTAAAATCTTTTTTTACTTTAATCTTTAATTTCTTAGCTTTATTTATGATGATTATATCAATAAGCATTGGTTTTGACCCTATAAAAACTACTCTAATTTTCTGTACATTGATTAGCATCATAACCTTATTTTATATAAATGGTATGAATTTAAAAACCACTGCATCTCTAATTTCTGTAATAGTTGTAGTAATATTAACTTTACTTATAACTTATAAAATAGGCAATAATGCAAAAATACAAGGTTTTGGGAATGAACATGCAGAAACTTTAGCTTCCCTTTCACTGTACATCCAAATTAATTTTAACAAAATAGTTTTTTGTGAAATTTTAATAGGGTTATTAGGAGCTATAATTGATGTGTCCATCTCTATATCATCTTCTCTATATGAGATATATAAAAATAATCCTAATACACAAAAACAAAATTTATTTCTTTCAGGAATGAATATAGGTAGAGATGTTCTAGGCTCCATGGTAAATACTCTATTTTTTGCCTATATAGCTGGATTTATGACCCTAATAATTTTTTTTAAAGAATTACACTATTCACCATTAACAATATTAAATGCAAAAGTATTCTGTACAGAAATATTCCATTCCCTCTGCAGCGGAATAGGTGTAATTTTAGTAATTCCTATAACTTCTTTCATAACTGCTGAAATGCTATTTTCAAAGAAAGTAACACATTTTTTTGATACATGTAAAAATGACTAA
- a CDS encoding YibE/F family protein, whose protein sequence is MQNSKLKISKKFLITLLSITIIFVSIHFFMENNQRFYSKTIAKITSVDEKLSKIEAINGKKENIKEQNIQAIIKNGKHKGKKIQLLNKTSFSQVNDLDLKINDEVFITTKEDSNKNLISAKIIGFKRDKYMGYITILFIFFILLIGRYKGLRSLISLSINILIFSLLIEMFLHGYNLTILSIIISILFVILSITIVCGVNKKTLASIISTLISTLITILISLLVITLNDWNGIHFESMEFLTHPPVKIFLVEILIGTLGAIMDISISVSASIKEIYDTYPDIETKKLIQSGIEIGKDMMGTMTNTLLFAYISGSIPIILLLLRNRYSISYIVNINLSLEFIRAITGSIGVVLCIPISIYISVFFIKNFRLEKLRK, encoded by the coding sequence ATGCAAAATTCAAAATTAAAAATTAGTAAAAAATTTCTAATTACATTATTATCAATTACAATTATTTTTGTATCAATCCACTTTTTTATGGAAAATAATCAACGTTTTTATAGTAAGACCATAGCCAAAATAACCTCTGTAGATGAAAAACTTTCTAAAATTGAAGCTATAAATGGGAAAAAAGAAAATATAAAGGAACAAAATATACAGGCAATCATTAAGAATGGTAAACATAAGGGCAAAAAAATACAACTTTTAAATAAAACTTCATTTTCTCAAGTTAACGATTTAGACCTTAAAATAAACGATGAAGTTTTTATCACTACTAAAGAGGATTCTAATAAAAACTTAATATCTGCTAAAATAATTGGTTTTAAAAGAGATAAGTATATGGGTTATATAACTATACTTTTTATTTTTTTTATTCTCTTGATTGGTAGATATAAAGGATTGCGCTCTTTAATTAGTTTATCAATTAACATATTAATTTTTTCTTTATTAATTGAAATGTTTTTACATGGTTATAATTTAACAATACTTTCTATTATTATAAGCATTTTATTTGTTATTTTATCTATTACCATAGTATGTGGAGTAAATAAAAAAACTCTAGCTTCCATTATTAGTACTTTGATATCTACTTTAATCACTATACTAATATCTTTATTAGTAATTACATTAAATGATTGGAATGGTATTCACTTTGAAAGCATGGAATTTTTAACTCACCCACCAGTAAAAATATTTCTTGTAGAAATTTTAATAGGCACTTTAGGAGCTATAATGGACATTTCCATATCTGTATCAGCATCTATAAAAGAAATATATGACACATATCCAGATATAGAAACTAAAAAACTTATTCAATCTGGAATAGAAATTGGAAAAGATATGATGGGTACCATGACTAACACTCTATTATTTGCTTATATTAGTGGTAGTATTCCTATTATTCTATTGTTACTAAGAAATAGATATTCTATTTCGTATATTGTTAACATTAATCTATCTTTAGAATTTATAAGAGCAATTACTGGAAGCATAGGAGTTGTTTTATGTATTCCCATTTCTATTTATATATCTGTATTTTTTATAAAAAATTTTAGATTGGAGAAGCTTAGAAAATGA
- a CDS encoding YibE/F family protein translates to MKKISYFRIVFTILMFFLIFWLSPFHNKNKTNSQHNEEFSKATVLEVLESHSLNIQKVKVMVKEGVYKGKEFTVENTLQLGEDLLRLKEHDDVVLLITGEDKEKLDVTIYEYVREKNLLYLIIFFILLVIIVGGIKGVHAISSVAFTICVISIVLLPGLVKGYNPIKLTIICSLIIAFFSLIIQQGFSKKTFSSLIGTLGGVTTAGIVTAIMSNTLRITINSEEIIKLLKISQNTKFDFQAILFSSIVIGALGANIDMSMSVATAMNEVKESNKNISRGELISCGMNVGRDVIGTMTNTLVLAYVGSSLVIFMIFMAYNVDLGYITNLEDISIEILRSLAGSIGIILSVPLTVFARAFME, encoded by the coding sequence ATGAAAAAAATATCTTATTTTAGAATAGTATTTACTATACTTATGTTTTTTCTGATTTTTTGGTTATCACCATTTCATAATAAAAATAAAACTAATTCTCAGCATAATGAGGAATTTAGTAAGGCTACAGTGTTAGAAGTTTTAGAATCACATTCTTTAAATATCCAGAAGGTTAAAGTAATGGTAAAAGAAGGCGTTTATAAGGGGAAAGAGTTTACTGTTGAAAATACTCTACAATTAGGTGAGGATTTATTGCGTTTAAAAGAACATGACGATGTTGTATTGTTGATTACAGGAGAGGATAAAGAAAAATTAGATGTTACAATATATGAATATGTTAGAGAAAAAAATCTACTATATTTAATTATATTTTTTATATTATTAGTAATAATTGTAGGTGGAATAAAGGGTGTACATGCTATTTCATCTGTAGCTTTTACTATATGTGTAATTTCAATAGTACTCTTACCTGGACTTGTTAAAGGATATAATCCTATAAAATTAACCATTATATGTAGTTTGATTATAGCTTTTTTTTCACTTATTATTCAACAAGGGTTTAGTAAAAAAACTTTTTCTTCTCTTATTGGAACATTAGGTGGAGTAACTACGGCAGGAATAGTCACTGCTATAATGAGTAATACTTTACGAATAACTATTAATTCTGAGGAAATAATTAAGTTATTAAAAATATCACAAAACACAAAATTTGATTTTCAAGCTATTTTATTTTCAAGCATTGTAATTGGGGCTTTGGGAGCAAATATAGATATGAGTATGTCCGTTGCTACGGCTATGAATGAGGTAAAGGAGAGCAATAAAAATATATCTCGAGGTGAACTGATAAGTTGTGGAATGAATGTAGGAAGAGATGTAATAGGAACTATGACAAATACACTTGTATTAGCATATGTAGGTAGTTCTTTGGTTATTTTTATGATTTTTATGGCTTATAATGTTGATTTAGGGTATATAACTAATTTAGAAGATATATCAATAGAAATTTTGCGTTCACTTGCTGGTAGCATAGGAATTATATTATCAGTACCATTAACAGTTTTTGCTAGAGCTTTTATGGAATAA
- a CDS encoding DEAD/DEAH box helicase: MINFKKLGLSDDVLSILKAQRISEPTPIQEQSILLINNGHDVIAEAQTGTGKTLAFLLPMFENMSPNIDTIQGLIVTPTRELAIQITQEAMKLKEAKDLNILAVYGGKDIGSQLKKLKGNIHLVIATPGRLLDHLNRNTINLDHLKTLVLDEADQMLLMGFKNEVRSIISHTPNNRQTLCFSATMNSEVKKLAYKNMHDPKLVMVEKKEVTLENIKQFLIETTDRRKQEDLCKILDEENPFMAIIFCRTKRRVDNLEEDLYQKGYNCKKLHGGISQAKREKVMKAFKNLEIQYLITTDVAARGLDITGVTHVFNYDIPENVESYIHRIGRTGRAGEEGYAFLFAAPKDETTLNAIEKEIQLKIPKRILR, from the coding sequence ATGATAAATTTTAAAAAACTAGGTCTTAGTGATGATGTACTAAGCATACTTAAAGCTCAAAGAATTAGTGAACCAACACCAATTCAAGAACAAAGTATCTTGCTAATAAATAATGGTCATGATGTTATAGCGGAAGCTCAAACTGGAACTGGAAAAACCCTTGCATTTCTACTGCCAATGTTTGAAAATATGTCTCCTAACATAGACACAATTCAAGGTTTAATAGTAACACCAACAAGGGAACTTGCCATACAAATAACTCAAGAAGCTATGAAATTAAAAGAAGCTAAGGATTTAAATATATTAGCTGTATATGGTGGTAAAGATATAGGCTCTCAACTAAAAAAGCTTAAAGGTAATATTCACTTGGTAATCGCAACTCCTGGTAGACTTTTAGATCACCTTAACAGAAACACAATTAATCTTGACCATTTGAAAACATTAGTATTGGATGAGGCTGACCAAATGCTCCTTATGGGATTTAAAAATGAAGTCCGCTCCATTATAAGTCATACACCAAATAACCGTCAGACCCTATGTTTTTCAGCCACAATGAACTCTGAAGTTAAAAAACTTGCCTATAAAAATATGCATGATCCAAAACTAGTTATGGTAGAAAAAAAGGAAGTAACTCTTGAAAATATCAAACAATTTCTAATAGAGACCACTGATAGAAGGAAACAAGAAGACTTGTGTAAAATTTTAGATGAGGAAAATCCATTTATGGCTATTATCTTTTGTAGAACCAAAAGAAGAGTTGATAATCTTGAGGAAGATCTTTATCAAAAGGGCTATAACTGTAAAAAACTCCATGGTGGTATATCTCAAGCAAAGCGTGAAAAAGTAATGAAAGCCTTTAAAAATTTAGAGATTCAATATTTAATAACTACTGATGTAGCAGCTAGAGGACTTGATATAACTGGGGTTACCCATGTTTTTAACTATGATATTCCTGAAAACGTTGAGAGTTATATACACCGTATAGGCAGAACTGGAAGAGCTGGTGAAGAGGGCTATGCTTTCTTGTTTGCAGCACCCAAAGATGAAACTACTTTAAATGCAATAGAAAAGGAAATTCAATTAAAAATCCCTAAAAGAATTTTACGATAG